One genomic window of Solanum dulcamara chromosome 10, daSolDulc1.2, whole genome shotgun sequence includes the following:
- the LOC129904940 gene encoding FAD synthetase 1, chloroplastic-like, whose product MWLLYTEGGIVALGKFDALHIGHRELAIQAAKRGIPFLLSFVGMAEVLGWEPRAPIVAECDRKRILSSWAPYCGNVMPRELQIDFSKVRYLTPCQFVEKLSKELGVRGVVAGENYRFGYRAAGDASDLVKLCEEYGLEAYIINSVMDTNQISGALNSNDGKERGQASSTRVRYALDKGDMKYVSELLGRNHRLVLMMEDQERFTSERNRLSAPKSCLLNLAPKEGLYENCSVLIDKNDMPCRVIVDTTDIHLEFYEVANFSCVTSQDLKILGIEFGSPELDGVQIL is encoded by the exons ATGTGGTTGCTTTACACTGaag GTGGGATAGTAGCTCTGGGGAAGTTTGATGCACTCCATATTGGTCACCGCGAGCTTGCAATTCAAGCAGCAAAGAGAGGAATTCCGtttcttctttcatttgttGGAATGGCGGAAGTACTTGGATGGGAACCGAG GGCTCCCATTGTTGCTGAATGTGATCGCAAAAGGATTCTTTCGTCTTGGGCTCCTTATTGCGGTAATGTAATGCCAAGGGAACTCcagatagatttttcaaaagTTCGATATCTTACGCCTTGTCAATTTGTGGAGAAGCTGTCCAAAGAGCTGGGAGTACGAGGAGTTGTTGCTG GCGAGAACTATCGTTTTGGATATAGAGCTGCTGGTGATGCATCGGACCTTGTGAAGCTCTGTGAAGAGTATGGATTAGAGGCTTATATAATCAATTCTGTCATGGACACAAATCAAATTTCTGGAGCCTTAAACTCTAATGACGGAAAGGAGAGAGGGCAAGCATCATCTACTCGTGTTAGGTATGCCCTTGACAAGGGAGACATGAAATATGTGTCAGAGCTGTTAGGTCGCAACCATCGTCTTGTTTTAATGATGGAAGACCAAGAAAGGTTTACTAGTGAGAGAAATAGGCTGTCAGCTCCAAAGTCTTGTTTGTTGAATCTTGCACCCAAGGAAGGTCTTTATGAGAATTGTTCAGTTTTGATTGACAAGAATGATATGCCCTGCAGAGTAATTGTTGATACAACAGATATTCATTTGGAATTCTATGAGGTAGCTAATTTTTCCTGTGTTACTTCTCAAGACTTAAAGATATTAGGTATTGAATTTGGTAGTCCAGAGTTAGATGGGGTTCAAATTTTGTAA
- the LOC129904939 gene encoding pentatricopeptide repeat-containing protein At5g62370-like codes for MTKHRLGLHTRLCFHLSRTKRPLTRCFVIYLGCYFHLSRTKRPLTTCPLPSEATSLINHKTPCFSLAENLIVRGLFDSARKVIRRIIKQCPSVSEAISAVEFSISRGVEPDAANYGFLIRQLVTSGETHKTEVVYVDCILNRGIEPNHFLLNSMVICYCKLGKLEEAKLLVDKLVDMNSMPCSSTCNELIKGFCGQGRILDGCDVFVKAINADVLRAFSCYNKLVDGLCFRGYLDEALCVFDEMCDRGVPPTVHLFKTLVLSFCKRGRVEEAQLLSMDMESYGFVLDKVMYTALINVYSKTQKMKTAMLVFHRMLKLGCEPDKYTYNTLINGFTNTKCHSYTALISALYKENQSAKVDDLYRKMLYTGLVPDHVLFFTLINNHPKGSEISLARTFLRAIAKNGCGIDLSYIPRPTSHKVTSDIMLDIDCLLGEIVARNLPLASVAFNIYMIALCLGGELDSAQLCMDKMATLSLQPSLSAYNSMIKCLYQKGLPEDAKFLVEVMQDQGQVPNQATFLIMVNEYCKQGDIQSALEVLDQMEESGLKPSVAIYDSVIGCLGRKKRIDEALGVFWRMIEEGFMPNTVLHTSLRKQFLRKREFEFAFKLVDLMERSEIERDLVTYIILVSGVSRNIRSLDGKVLVPQRRYEESKEMLFRLLHQSAMLPKEIGLKISVSSQEQIKYLALWLINKVKRVILSPKVQDILFVPES; via the coding sequence ATGACCAAGCATAGACTTGGACTGCACACTCGGCTGTGCTTCCATCTCTCAAGAACAAAGAGACCTTTAACACGGtgttttgtgatttatttggGATGTTACTTCCATCTCTCAAGAACAAAGAGACCTTTAACAACTTGCCCTTTACCTTCGGAAGCAACATCCCTAATAAATCACAAGACACCGTGTTTTTCACTTGCAGAGAATTTAATAGTTCGTGGGTTGTTCGATTCAGCTCGGAAAGTGATTCGGAGAATCATCAAGCAATGCCCATCAGTCTCTGAAGCTATCTCTGCTGTTGAATTTTCCATTTCTCGTGGAGTTGAGCCTGACGCAGCTAACTATGGTTTTCTAATTCGGCAACTCGTGACATCTGGAGAAACCCACAAGACCGAGGTTGTTTATGTAGATTGCATTTTGAACAGAGGTATTGAACCGAAccattttctattaaattccaTGGTGATTTGTTATTGTAAGTTGGGTAAACTGGAGGAAGCTAAGTTGCTTGTCGATAAACTTGTGGATATGAATTCGATGCCTTGCAGTAGCACGTGTAATGAGCTTATTAAGGGATTTTGTGGCCAAGGTAGAATCTTGGATGGATGTGATGTTTTTGTGAAAGCTATTAATGCTGATGTATTACGCGCTTTCAGTTGTTACAATAAGTTAGTTGATGGTTTGTGCTTCCGTGGGTACTTGGATGAAGCTCTCTGTGTGTTTGATGAAATGTGTGATAGAGGGGTACCGCCCACAGTTCATTTGTTTAAAACATTGGTTCTTTCGTTTTGTAAGAGAGGTAGAGTTGAGGAAGCGCAATTGTTGAGCATGGATATGGAGTCTTATGGTTTTGTTTTGGATAAAGTCATGTACACAGCTCTCATCAATGTCTATTCCAAGACCCAGAAAATGAAAACGGCTATGTTGGTATTTCACAGAATGCTCAAGTTGGGTTGTGAACCTGATAAGTATACttacaacacactgataaatgGGTTTACAAACACGAAATGTCACTCTTATACTGCTTTAATCTCTGCACTTTATAAAGAGAATCAGTCAGCAAAAGTAGATGACTTATACAGGAAGATGTTGTACACTGGATTGGTTCCTGACCATGTTCTGTTTTTTACCTTGATCAACAATCATCCAAAAGGGTCAGAGATTAGTTTAGCACGCACATTTTTGCGGGCTATTGCCAAGAACGGTTGTGGTATTGACCTCTCTTACATCCCTAGACCTACCAGTCATAAAGTTACTTCAGATATCATGCTTGATATTGATTGTCTCTTGGGAGAAATTGTGGCAAGAAACTTACCTCTGGCTAGTGTTGCTTTCAATATATACATGATTGCTTTGTGTCTAGGAGGAGAACTTGATTCTGCTCAGCTTTGCATGGATAAGATGGCAACCCTTTCTCTTCAGCCTTCACTGTCAGCTTATAATTCCATGATCAAGTGCCTTTACCAAAAGGGACTACCTGAGGATGCCAAGTTTCTTGTTGAAGTTATGCAAGATCAAGGTCAAGTTCCAAATCAAGCAACATTCTTGATTATGGTAAATGAATACTGTAAACAGGGTGACATACAATCAGCACTAGAAGTTCTGGACCAAATGGAAGAGAGTGGATTGAAACCTAGTGTTGCTATATATGACTCCGTCATTGGGTGTTTGGGTAGAAAAAAGAGAATAGATGAGGCCCTTGGAGTTTTCTGGAGAATGATAGAAGAGGGTTTCATGCCAAATACTGTTCTTCATACTTCACTTAGAAAACAATTCTTAAGGAAGAGAGAGTTTGAATTTGCATTTAAGTTGGTTGATTTGATGGAAAGAAGTGAGATTGAGCGAGATCTGGTAACTTATATTATTTTGGTCAGTGGCGTTTCTAGAAATATTAGGTCACTTGATGGGAAAGTGCTTGTTCCACAGAGAAGGTATGAAGAATCTAAGGAAATGTTGTTCCGTCTACTTCATCAGAGTGCTATGTTGCCTAAGGAAATTGGTTTGAAAATCTCAGTTAGCTCtcaagaacaaataaaatatcttgCACTTTGGTTGATAAACAAAGTGAAGAGAGTTATTTTATCACCCAAAGTGcaagatattttatttgttccTGAGAGCTAA